A genomic region of Candidatus Polarisedimenticolia bacterium contains the following coding sequences:
- a CDS encoding cell division protein FtsQ/DivIB, whose translation MDLKRRRIATNTREAARSAGAEPLRILRRGRGGQVLRRRRFRSGLLLAVPLCALAVLGGAAWGARRYVRHSPRFLLRRIDFSETRYASAGELRRVLQRHLGRNIFRLDPARLGRDLEERRWVKRAVVKRVLPDGLFCAIEERVPRGLAALRDRVWLVDGEGVPIDPYGGQTQDYSLPIFIGIDERNPDRMRRQMARGVALVEYLQASYPSLAKEVSEVDLTRDDRMDLRMNKGGAAVRLDPVDFGENLDRYLTLRDYLATDFGDGAYVDLRFKDRIVFRPLVASNSNRGD comes from the coding sequence ATGGACCTGAAGCGCCGGCGCATCGCAACGAACACCCGGGAGGCGGCGCGCTCCGCCGGCGCCGAGCCGCTCCGCATTCTCAGGCGGGGGCGCGGCGGGCAGGTCCTGCGGCGCCGGCGATTCAGGAGCGGTCTCCTGCTGGCGGTTCCCCTGTGCGCGCTGGCCGTCCTCGGCGGCGCGGCCTGGGGCGCCCGCCGGTACGTGAGGCATTCTCCGCGGTTCCTGCTGCGGCGCATCGACTTCTCCGAGACGCGCTACGCCTCCGCCGGCGAGCTGCGGCGCGTGCTGCAGCGCCACCTCGGGCGGAACATCTTCCGCCTCGATCCGGCCCGCCTCGGCCGCGATCTGGAGGAGCGCCGCTGGGTGAAGCGCGCCGTCGTCAAGCGCGTCCTCCCCGACGGCCTGTTCTGCGCCATCGAGGAGCGCGTCCCACGCGGCCTGGCGGCCCTGCGCGACCGGGTCTGGCTGGTGGACGGAGAGGGGGTGCCGATCGATCCCTACGGCGGCCAGACGCAGGACTACTCGCTGCCGATCTTCATCGGGATCGACGAGCGGAACCCCGACCGCATGCGCCGGCAGATGGCGCGGGGCGTGGCGCTGGTCGAATACCTTCAGGCATCGTATCCGTCCCTGGCGAAGGAGGTTTCGGAGGTGGACCTGACGCGCGACGACCGGATGGATCTGCGCATGAACAAGGGGGGGGCGGCGGTCCGGCTGGACCCGGTGGATTTCGGGGAAAACCTCGATCGATACCTGACGCTGCGCGACTATCTCGCCACCGATTTCGGCGACGGCGCCTACGTCGACCTGAGGTTCAAGGACCGCATCGTGTTCCGCCCTCTCGTGGCCTCGAACAGCAACAGGGGAGACTGA
- the murB gene encoding UDP-N-acetylmuramate dehydrogenase: MAAKDWVAEAESILAESKVHVLRNVALRTRTSLGVGGPARLFLVPARAEDLADVLERFAEADVPFDYLGAGSNLLVADAGPSFVVISSEGLDTAPEIVRETVRVGAGYSVPKLAKRVAAAGLSGIEFAEGIPGSVGGCVRMNAGWHEGMFGDAVSSFLAVSRRGEIEDLFTGPGTFAYRQSPGVGDRFVAAATLSLTPDDPARVKERMKSFHDRRVATQPTAARNAGCMFRNPPDDHAGKLIDSCGLKGVAVGQAAVSEVHANFIVNRGGATHADVAALIDRIRDEVSRKTGITLETEVVVWT; the protein is encoded by the coding sequence ATGGCGGCGAAAGACTGGGTGGCGGAGGCCGAGTCGATCCTGGCCGAATCCAAGGTGCATGTCCTGCGCAACGTGGCGCTCAGGACGCGCACGTCGCTCGGCGTCGGCGGGCCGGCGCGCCTCTTCCTGGTCCCCGCCCGGGCCGAGGACCTCGCCGACGTCCTGGAGCGCTTCGCCGAGGCGGACGTGCCGTTCGACTACCTGGGGGCCGGCTCGAACCTCCTGGTCGCCGACGCGGGGCCGTCCTTCGTCGTCATCTCGTCCGAGGGCCTCGACACGGCGCCCGAGATCGTCCGGGAGACGGTGCGCGTCGGCGCCGGCTATTCGGTGCCGAAGCTGGCGAAGCGGGTGGCCGCCGCCGGCCTCTCGGGCATCGAGTTCGCCGAGGGGATCCCGGGGAGCGTCGGCGGGTGCGTGCGCATGAACGCCGGCTGGCACGAGGGGATGTTCGGCGACGCCGTCTCGTCGTTCCTGGCCGTGTCGCGGCGCGGCGAGATCGAGGACCTGTTCACCGGGCCGGGGACCTTCGCGTACCGGCAGAGCCCGGGCGTCGGCGACCGCTTCGTGGCGGCGGCGACCCTGAGCCTGACGCCGGACGATCCGGCGCGGGTCAAGGAGAGGATGAAGTCGTTCCACGATCGGCGCGTGGCGACGCAGCCGACCGCCGCCAGGAACGCCGGCTGCATGTTCAGGAATCCGCCGGACGATCACGCCGGGAAATTGATCGACTCCTGCGGGCTCAAGGGCGTCGCCGTCGGGCAGGCGGCGGTGTCGGAGGTCCACGCCAACTTCATCGTCAACCGGGGCGGCGCGACCCACGCGGACGTCGCGGCCCTGATCGACCGGATCCGGGACGAGGTGAGCAGGAAGACCGGCATCACGCTCGAGACCGAGGTGGTGGTATGGACCTGA
- the murC gene encoding UDP-N-acetylmuramate--L-alanine ligase has product MLRKTRRIHFVGIGGSGMSGIAEVLINLGYQVTGSDLEEGAIVQRLRGLGGTIARGHRAEHIGDADVVVVSSAVRPDNPEVLEARRRQVPVIPRAEMLAELMRIKYGIAIAGSHGKTTTTSMVAQVLSGAGLDPTIIIGGRLGVIGSNAKLGKGDLLVAEADESDGSFLRLTPTIAVVTNIDAEHLDHYGALSRLQDSFVDFLNKVPFYGVGIVCLDDPGVQEILPRLSRRVVTYGFSAQADLSATDVELEGFKSAYAVRLQGKKLGRVSLRVPGRHSIQNSLAAIAVGLDLEMPFETILAEMARFSGADRRFQLKGEASGIMVIDDYGHHPSEILATLSAAKKGFGRRTVVVFQPHRYSRVQALLGEFGRCFYDADVLAVCDIYPAGETPIAGVTAEGVARAIEEHGHKDVTLVRDIKDVPAWLLERAREGDMVITMGAGSVYKAGDEFLKRLPGKT; this is encoded by the coding sequence ATGCTCCGGAAGACGCGCCGCATCCACTTCGTGGGGATCGGCGGCAGCGGCATGAGCGGCATCGCCGAGGTCCTGATCAACCTGGGGTACCAGGTGACCGGCTCCGATCTCGAGGAGGGGGCGATTGTGCAGCGCCTGCGCGGGCTCGGCGGCACCATCGCCCGCGGCCACCGGGCGGAGCACATCGGGGACGCCGACGTGGTCGTCGTGTCGTCCGCCGTGCGCCCCGACAACCCCGAGGTGCTGGAGGCCCGAAGGCGCCAGGTCCCGGTCATCCCGCGCGCCGAGATGCTGGCCGAGCTCATGCGCATCAAGTACGGCATCGCCATCGCCGGATCGCACGGCAAGACGACGACCACCTCGATGGTCGCCCAGGTCCTGTCGGGCGCGGGGCTCGATCCGACCATCATCATCGGCGGCCGGCTCGGGGTGATCGGCAGCAACGCCAAGCTGGGCAAGGGCGACCTGCTGGTGGCCGAGGCCGACGAGAGCGACGGCTCCTTCCTGCGCCTGACGCCGACCATCGCCGTGGTGACCAACATCGACGCCGAGCACCTCGATCACTACGGCGCCCTGTCCCGGCTGCAGGACTCGTTCGTCGATTTCCTCAACAAGGTCCCGTTCTACGGCGTCGGCATCGTCTGCCTGGACGACCCGGGCGTGCAGGAGATCCTGCCGCGCCTGTCGCGCCGCGTCGTGACCTACGGCTTCTCGGCCCAGGCCGACCTGTCGGCCACCGACGTCGAGCTGGAGGGGTTCAAGTCGGCCTACGCGGTCCGGCTGCAGGGGAAGAAGCTCGGGCGCGTGAGCCTGCGCGTGCCGGGGCGCCACAGCATCCAGAACTCCCTGGCGGCGATCGCCGTGGGGCTCGATCTCGAGATGCCGTTCGAGACGATCCTCGCCGAGATGGCCCGCTTCAGCGGCGCCGATCGGCGCTTCCAGCTCAAGGGGGAGGCGTCCGGGATCATGGTCATCGACGACTACGGCCACCACCCCTCGGAGATCCTGGCCACTCTCTCCGCCGCCAAGAAGGGCTTCGGCCGCCGGACCGTGGTGGTGTTCCAGCCGCACCGGTACTCGCGCGTCCAGGCCCTCCTCGGCGAGTTCGGGCGCTGCTTCTACGACGCCGACGTCCTCGCCGTGTGTGACATCTATCCGGCCGGCGAGACGCCGATCGCGGGAGTCACGGCCGAGGGCGTGGCGCGGGCCATCGAGGAGCACGGCCACAAGGACGTGACGCTGGTGCGGGACATCAAGGACGTCCCGGCCTGGCTCCTGGAGCGGGCGCGCGAGGGAGACATGGTGATCACGATGGGGGCCGGCAGCGTCTACAAGGCCGGCGACGAGTTCCTGAAACGCCTGCCGGGGAAGACATGA
- the murG gene encoding undecaprenyldiphospho-muramoylpentapeptide beta-N-acetylglucosaminyltransferase, protein MAAETFVIAGGGTGGHLYPGIAIAEELASRRRGVEIVFAGAGTELERRILAAHGYRLIAVSSGGVVGKSWAGRVRGIGRAVAGYLEAIRELMKMKPKAVIGVGGYASGPMVMAAVTLRLPSLIHEQNYRPGLTNKILAPVVRKVAVSFEETKHSFGGRGELSGNPIRAGFRGAKRKTRGDTFNVLIFGGSQGAKALNGAVIDALPLLVASRLGLRFTHGTGQADFERVSAAYQALGFEAAVVPYITAIREAYEWADLVISRAGASSVSEIAACGKASILVPLPTSAHDHQRFNARKLSDTGAAILMDESALTGESLAREILALRGDPTRVMAMERSVATLARPDAAARIVDMIEEMLA, encoded by the coding sequence ATGGCGGCCGAGACGTTCGTCATCGCCGGCGGCGGGACGGGAGGGCACCTGTATCCCGGCATCGCCATCGCCGAGGAGCTGGCGTCGCGGCGCCGCGGGGTCGAGATCGTCTTCGCCGGCGCGGGGACCGAGCTGGAGCGCCGCATCCTGGCCGCGCACGGGTACCGCCTGATCGCGGTGTCGAGCGGGGGCGTGGTCGGGAAGTCGTGGGCCGGAAGGGTGCGCGGGATCGGACGGGCGGTGGCCGGGTATCTCGAAGCGATCCGGGAGCTCATGAAGATGAAGCCGAAGGCGGTGATCGGGGTCGGAGGGTACGCCTCCGGCCCGATGGTGATGGCCGCGGTGACGCTCCGCCTGCCCAGCCTGATCCACGAGCAGAACTACCGCCCGGGCCTGACCAACAAGATCCTGGCCCCCGTGGTGCGCAAGGTGGCGGTGTCGTTCGAGGAGACGAAGCACTCGTTCGGCGGCCGCGGCGAGCTGTCGGGCAATCCGATCCGCGCCGGGTTCCGCGGGGCGAAGCGCAAGACCCGGGGGGATACGTTCAACGTGCTGATCTTCGGCGGCAGCCAGGGGGCGAAGGCCCTGAACGGGGCGGTCATCGACGCCCTGCCCCTTCTCGTCGCGAGCCGCCTCGGGCTGCGCTTCACCCACGGGACCGGACAGGCCGACTTCGAGCGCGTCTCGGCCGCGTACCAAGCCCTGGGATTCGAGGCCGCCGTCGTCCCCTACATCACGGCGATCCGCGAGGCGTACGAGTGGGCCGACCTGGTGATCTCCCGGGCCGGCGCCAGCAGCGTGTCGGAGATCGCGGCCTGCGGCAAGGCGTCGATCCTGGTCCCCCTGCCCACCTCGGCGCACGACCACCAGCGCTTCAACGCCCGCAAGCTGTCCGACACGGGCGCCGCGATCCTGATGGACGAGTCCGCCCTGACCGGCGAGTCGCTCGCCCGCGAGATCCTGGCCCTGCGCGGCGATCCGACGCGCGTCATGGCCATGGAGCGCTCCGTCGCGACCCTGGCCCGCCCCGACGCCGCGGCGCGCATCGTGGACATGATCGAGGAGATGCTCGCATGA